Proteins encoded in a region of the Quercus lobata isolate SW786 chromosome 8, ValleyOak3.0 Primary Assembly, whole genome shotgun sequence genome:
- the LOC115956397 gene encoding uncharacterized protein LOC115956397: MESNSKRQRISYSVKSNRQIKYQGGVSSRRLNILKGVIVREKEDRISNLPCKVLCHILSFLPTKHAVATSVLSTKWKNIWALVPILDLEDSLLLHEENLLNKPVGDLRVSFSSFVDRVLILHNAPRLHWFRLKCAQNYESSHVNAWIYQALRRYVQKLDLCVLTVHGDLFRSESLVYLKLGTNFVLNVPASVLLPSLRTLHLNSIEFSDDASTHKLISSCPVLEQLFIEECGIKNIRCFNISAHALKCLAMECAILDNKYATEFCGYKIVIDAPKLEYLRLYDYVAEGYHFKNPKSLIEAQVHLDLSTRRIEQRDRTYYGQKVLELIKGIHNVKVLHLTGDSMEALMLSGSNLPTLHNVSHLEVNANKLVGCMFLLDLLKSVPNIRALDIGEFLLNRIKSVINIQALDFGEGLGRKWGVAEYKGSISTISHNIFKKAIVQEAEDRVCHRDKEEKDGINRLPYKVLCHILSFLPTKYAVGTSILSTTWKNLWSSVPNLDFDDELLLHGRKPCSKSTQDLRVSFSSFVNRVLKLHNAPFIHRFHLKCGQDYEPSQLNAWICSAVCGKVQELDLCFPMRNSKYSLYCGLFTSISLVYLKLGTKFVLNVPASVLLPSLRTLHLNSIEFSDDDSTHKLFSSCPVLEELSIVKCGMKRIRCFKISAPILKHLTIECAIEDEYSTEFCEYKIIIDTPALEYFRLYDFVAEGYDLKNLKSLTEAQLHVELSTPKLEQKGYAYYGQRQLELMKGICEVKILHLTGDYMEVLKLSDCNLPTLHNVSHLKLSINKHSGWQFLPDLLKSLPNLLALYFPMGLVHERGGDCRRDQPEWVPRCLLSCLKKILIWQFQGQKGEYKLVKYLLQNASVLSVFSIKSHNNLTIEEELKISKKLLLLPRGSKTCQVVFS; the protein is encoded by the exons ATGGAATCAAACTCAAAACGCCAGAGAATTTCTTATTCTGTGAAAAGCAATAGGCAAATAAAATATCAGGGTGGTGTTTCCTCAAGACGCCTGAACATTTTGAAGGGAGTCATAGTCCGCGAAAAGGAAGATAGGATCAGCAATTTACCATGCAAAGTACTTTGTCACATCCTCTCATTTCTTCCAACAAAACATGCAGTGGCAACTTCTGTTTTATCCACCAAGTGGAAGAATATTTGGGCTTTAGTCCCCATTTTAGACTTGGAGGATAGCTTATTGTTACATGAAGAAAACCTTCTCAATAAACCAGTAGGAGATTTGAGAGTGAGCTTCTCAAGTTTTGTGGATAGAGTGCTCATTCTACACAATGCACCACGCCTACATTGGTTTCGTTTGAAATGTGCTCAAAATTATGAATCCTCACATGTCAATGCATGGATTTACCAAGCACTTCGGCGTTATGTACAAAAGCTTGATCTTTGTGTCCTCACTGTGCATGGTGATCTTTTTAGATCAGAATCACTGGTTTACCTAAAACTAGGCACTAACTTTGTGCTTAATGTTCCTGCTTCTGTACTTTTACCAAGCCTCAGGACTCTCCATCTGAACTCAATTGAATTTTCAGATGATGCTTCTACGCATAAGCTCATTTCAAGTTGCCCTGTGCTAGAACAACTGTTTATAGAGGAATGTGGAATAAAAAACATTCGTTGTTTTAACATTTCTGCCCATGCACTCAAGTGTTTGGCCATGGAATGTGCTATATTAGATAATAAATATGCTACAGAATTCTGTGGGtataaaattgttattgatGCTCCAAAACTTGAATACCTTAGACTATATGATTATGTAGCAGAAGGGTATCATTTTAAGAATCCAAAGTCACTAATTGAAGCTCAAGTGCATTTGGATTTAAGCACTCGAAGGATAGAACAAAGGGATCGTACTTATTATGGTCAAAAAGTACTGGAGCTAATCAAAGGTATTCATAATGTCAAGGTCTTGCATCTAACTGGTGATTCTATGGAG gCTCTCATGTTATCGGGTAGCAACCTGCCTACACTGCATAATGTGAGCCATTTGGAGGTAAATGCTAACAAACTTGTTGGATGTATGTTTTTGCTGGACCTACTCAAAAGCGTGCCTAACATACGAGCTCTTGATATTGGAGAG TTTCTGTTGAACCGAATCAAAAGTGTAATTAACATACAAGCTCTCGACTTTGGAGAG ggcCTTGGAAGAAAGTGGGGAGTGGCGGAATACAAGGGCAGTATTTCCACAATTAGCCACAACATTTTTAAGAAAGCCATAGTCCAAGAAGCCGAAGACAGGGTTTGTCATAGAGATAAGGAAGAGAAAGATGGAATCAACAGATTACCGTACAAAGTGCTTTGCCACATCCTATCTTTTCTTCCAACAAAATATGCGGTGGGAACATCCATTTTATCCACCACGTGGAAGAATCTTTGGTCTTCAGTACCCAATTTGGACTTTGATGATGAGTTATTGTTACATGGAAGAAAGCCTTGCAGTAAATCAACACAAGATTTGAGAGTGAGCTTCTCAAGTTTTGTGAATAGAGTGCTTAAACTACACAATGCACCATTTATACACAGGTTTCATTTGAAATGTGGTCAAGACTATGAACCCTCGCAATTGAATGCATGGATTTGCAGTGCAGTGTGTGGTAAAGTTCAAGAGCTTGATCTCTGTTTCCCCATGAGAAACTCTAAATACTCTCTATATTGTGGCCTTTTTACATCTATATCACTGGTGTACCTTAAACTAGGAACAAAATTTGTGCTCAATGTTCCTGCTTCCGTACTTTTACCAAGTCTCAGGACTCTCCATCTGAATTCAATTGAATTTTCAGATGATGACTCAACTCATAAGTTATTTTCTAGCTGCCCTGTGCTAGAAGAACTGTCTATAGTGAAATGCGGAATGAAAAGAATACGTTGCTTTAAGATTTCTGCCCCTATATTGAAGCATTTGACCATTGAATGTGCTATAGAAGATGAATATAGTACGGAGTTCTGTGAGTACAAGATTATCATTGATACTCCAGCCCTTGAGTACTTTAGATTGTATGATTTTGTGGCAGAAGGGTATGATTTAAAGAATCTAAAGTCACTAACTGAAGCTCAATTGCATGTTGAATTAAGCACTCCAAAGTTGGAACAAAAAGGCTATGCTTACTATGGTCAAAGACAACTGGAACTAATGAAAGGTATTTGTGAGGTCAAAATCTTGCATTTAACTGGCGATTATATGGAG GTTCTCAAGTTATCAGATTGCAACCTGCCTACGTTACATAATGTGAGCCATTTGAAGCTGAGCATTAACAAACATTCTGGATGGCAGTTCTTGCCGGACTTGCTCAAAAGCTTGCCTAACCTACTAGCTCTCTACTTTCCAATG GGACTTGTACATGAGCGGGGAGGAGATTGCCGGCGGGATCAACCTGAGTGGGTTCCTCGTTGCTTGTTGTCTTGTctcaagaaaatattaatttggcaATTTCAGGGGCAGAAAGGTGAGTACAAGCTGGTGAAGTATTTGTTGCAGAATGCAAGCGTTTTAAGTGTGTTTAGTATAAAATCTCATAATAATTTGACTatagaagaagaattgaagattAGTAagaagttgttgttgttgccaAGGGGCTCAAAGACATGTCAGGTTGTATTTTCATAA